The DNA window CCTTGCCACCCACCAATCCCATCGCCCAGTTGAAGGGCGCCCAGCCGCTGACGCCGGAAGAATCGAAGAACTATTCGGTCGGCATGGTCTGGGACAGCGGCAACTGGCTGGTGACGATCGATGCCTACCGTATCGAAGTGGAGGATCGCATCGCGCTCAGCACCAACTTCGACCTGACCGAAGAAGAGCGCGACGCCCTGGTGGCGGCGGGCAATCCGGAGGCGGCGTCGATTTCCTCGGTGACCTACTTCGGCAACTCCTTCGACACCACCACCTCGGGTGTGGATTTCGTCGGCAGCTACGAGAGCGATCACTTCGGCGGCGACACCACCTACTCGCTGGCGATGAACTGGAACAAGACCGAAGTGGATCGCTACAACCCCGACTTCGTCAACGAGTCACGCGTGTACAAGCTGGAAGAATCGCTGCCCAAGACCAAGGGCTACCTCAGCGTCAACCACCAGCGCGAGGTCTTCCACGCCAACCTGCGCCTGGCTTACTACGGCTCCTGGTACGAGGATCACCTGGACAGCGGCGTGATCTCCGCGGCCGATGGCGGCCTGCCGATCTACAGCGGCAGCAAGTTCATCGTCGATGCGGAAGTGGGCTGGAAGCTGCCCTCGGGCATCTACTTCAACCTCGGCGCGCAGAATCTGTTCGACGAAGTGCCCGAAGACAATCCGTGGGGCGGCGTGGCCGGTGCGCAGTATCCGGTGCACTCCCCGTATGGCTTCAACGGCGGGTTCTACTACGCCCGCGTGGGCTGGACGTTCTAAGGTGAATGGCGAGACGGCCTTGCAATGTGGCAAGGCCGTCCGTTGCATCCCTTCTTCACGTATCGACCCACGGCGCCCATCGCGAGCGCGCTATCTGACAACGGCCGGTCGCTCGAAAGCGGGCGCCGGCAGGGTCACTTCTTCCGGCAGCCCCTCAGTGCTGCCCGTGCGCAGGAATCCGTAGACCGCCTCCTGCACCGCCGGCTCATTGCGCAGCAGATACATGGCGCCATCGTGACCACCGCGGTGGACGCGTATCAGGTGGCCCCGGCGGAAGTAGGGAAGCAACTCCAGGCTGTTGTCGATGGGCGTGGAGGTATCCCAGTCACCATGCACCAGGACCACCGGGATGGCGCTGGCCACCGGTGTGCGGAAATCATCGCCCATGTCGCGCGTGGGCCAATCGGGAGCCGAGGCGATATTGGCTTCGAAGTTCCATCTTCCCAGCATCGGCAGCGCCGGATCGTGGCGCAGCTGGCGCTCGCGTTCGGCGGTGACGCCCAGGCTGCTGTCGACCAGCGGGCCGATGAGGATGGAATCTCCGCCCTGGCGATCCTCGATCACTTCACGGGCCCAGCGCGCGTAGTCTCCGCGATACACGGCCAGCAGATGCGCAGGCCAGGCTTCCGGTTCCGCTGCATGCGCGAGCAAGGCCAGTTGCAGATCCTCCGCTCCCAGCACCACCGAGGTCTGGCTGCCGTCTTCGTTGCGGACCTGGGTGGTGATCGGGCCACGTGCGAATCGATTGTGCAGCGCCTGGATGACCGCCATCATTCCGCCTGCGGGGAGATCTTCCCGCAAGCCGGGATCACGGTCGGCGTCCTGCGCCATGCGTTGCAAGGCGGCATACACCGGCGTCGGCATGTCGTAGCCATTGTTCAACGGCTCCACGCCTGACAGCACCGCACGGGCCACGCGCGATGGATGCTTCTGCATCACCGCCAGACTCCATTGCGAGCCGAAGCTGCCGCCAAACAGACTGATGCGTTCGTAGCCCAGCGCCTGACGCAACGCATCGACGTCATCGGCGAAGGCGCCGATGTCGTAGCCGGACAGATCCTTGTCCGGATGGGCCGCGATGGCGGCGTGCGCGCGTCGTTTCATCTCGCGTGCGGACGCCGACACGGACGCCGGCTGGTCCAGCGCCTCGGCTTCGCGCCGCACCAGCAACTGCTCGCCACGCACGCTGTAGCCGCGCTGCTCGACCACCACCAGATCCGCCACGTTCGCCAGCGCCAGCCAGGTGCGCAAGCGGCCCATGTCGTTGCTGGCAAACGCGCCCAGCACACTGAGGCCGGGGCCGCCGGGCAGCCAGAAGATCGGCGGCGCCTCGCTCGCGTGGCGGGCGCGGATGCGGGCGAAGCCCACGCCAATCAGCCGGCTGCCAGGCTTGCTGCGATTCTCGGGGACATGCAACGTGCCGATTTCGTAAGCCACCGGGTTGCCCTGCTCGTCCCGCAGCGTGCCCTGTTCGATCACCACTTCGCCCGCTTGCGGCTGCGCCGATGACAGCGCAGGAAGCAACAGCAAGAGCATGCCTGCCGCTATCCCCAGTTGACCTGCGAACGGAATGCGCATCGTGGCTTTCCTTCTGGACCGGTGGCCTTCTGACTCGGTCGCGGGCGAAAAGTTCGCCGCCGTGAAGCGGCAGGACCGTCGCGCGGCCTATTCCCGCACGGCCTGCGACGCCGGTCGCGGATGGGAGGCCGGCAACGGCTGCCGGCTGACCACCAGCGTC is part of the Pseudoxanthomonas indica genome and encodes:
- a CDS encoding alpha/beta hydrolase → MRIPFAGQLGIAAGMLLLLLPALSSAQPQAGEVVIEQGTLRDEQGNPVAYEIGTLHVPENRSKPGSRLIGVGFARIRARHASEAPPIFWLPGGPGLSVLGAFASNDMGRLRTWLALANVADLVVVEQRGYSVRGEQLLVRREAEALDQPASVSASAREMKRRAHAAIAAHPDKDLSGYDIGAFADDVDALRQALGYERISLFGGSFGSQWSLAVMQKHPSRVARAVLSGVEPLNNGYDMPTPVYAALQRMAQDADRDPGLREDLPAGGMMAVIQALHNRFARGPITTQVRNEDGSQTSVVLGAEDLQLALLAHAAEPEAWPAHLLAVYRGDYARWAREVIEDRQGGDSILIGPLVDSSLGVTAERERQLRHDPALPMLGRWNFEANIASAPDWPTRDMGDDFRTPVASAIPVVLVHGDWDTSTPIDNSLELLPYFRRGHLIRVHRGGHDGAMYLLRNEPAVQEAVYGFLRTGSTEGLPEEVTLPAPAFERPAVVR